One genomic region from Rosa rugosa chromosome 1, drRosRugo1.1, whole genome shotgun sequence encodes:
- the LOC133706575 gene encoding probable inactive receptor kinase At2g26730, whose translation MNRISICIIFLSLFLFLHSTSSKVDDETRDSLLSFLDKLSNGATQPGFTLGWTTLSDPCEKQWGGITCDSQKTSVTGLFLNKQTLIGTLHVATLCNVKSVAASLTILDLNDNSIGGEISADIQNCQQLTRLNVSGNQLSGNLPDSLAMLSNLRRLDISYNDFSGKLPELSLISGLTDFLAQDNQLTGEIPKFNFSHFDTFNVSNNNFHGPIQNVNGNVSASSFLGNPGLCGDPLPNNCSTTSSSSSTTATAGDNSHSRGTSSNKILIYSGYGILALICLVLLISRICSKRKKKNDKKAVDAPEKNKVASVDESMDSKYSASSTDFKGGFSKSQCSVTFSAESNANMTSSSLVVLSSPVVNGLNFEELLKAPAEMLGRGKHGSLYKVIIDYGATLVVKRIKDWTISTNDFKLRMQRLDKAKHPNVLSALAFYSSRQEKLLVYEYQYNGSLFRLIHGNQGGKAFGWTSRLSCAATIADTLAFMHEDLQKDGIAHGNLKSSNILLNNNMEPCISEYGLMKINDHDNILPGKVSAASSASTTFKADIYGFGVILLELLTGKLVQHNGVDLTSWVHSVVREEWTAEVFDKSLYSEGASEERMVNLLQVAIKCVNRSPEARPSMKQVATMINTIREDEDKSTFFDV comes from the exons ATGAACAGAATTTCCATCTGCATAATCTTCCTTTCATTGTTTCTCTTCCTCCACAGCACTAGTTCTAAAGTGGATGATGAGACCAGGGATTCACTACTCTCCTTCCTTGATAAACTTTCAAACGGTGCTACTCAACCTGGCTTCACTTTGGGTTGGACCACCTTGTCTGATCCCTGTGAGAAACAATGGGGAGGTATAACATGTGATTCCCAAAAAACTTCTGTCACAGGACTCTTTCTAAACAAACAAACCCTCATTGGAACCCTTCATGTTGCTACCCTTTGCAATGTGAAATCTGTTGCTGCCTCTCTCACCATTCTTGACCTTAATGACAACAGCATTGGGGGAGAAATTTCAGCTGATATTCAGAACTGTCAGCAGCTCACTAGATTGAATGTAAGCGGAAACCAGCTTTCAGGAAACCTTCCTGATTCACTTGCCATGTTAAGCAACCTGAGAAGGCTTGACATTTCCTACAATGACTTCTCTGGCAAGTTACCTGAGTTGTCTTTGATTTCAGGCCTTACAGATTTCCTTGCTCAAGATAACCAGCTTACTGGGGAGATACCAAAATTCAACTTCTCTCATTTTGACACCTTCAATGTCTCCAACAATAACTTTCATGGTCCAATCCAGAATGTGAATGGCAATGTCTCTGCAAGCAGCTTCCTTGGTAATCCTGGATTATGTGGAGATCCACTGCCAAACAACTGTTCaacaacttcttcttcttcttctactacAGCAACAGCGGGTGACAACTCACACTCAAGGGGGACCTCCTCAAACAAAATTCTCATCTACTCGGGGTATGGTATTTTGGCCTTGATTTGTCTAGTGTTACTCATTTCCAGGATATgtagcaaaagaaaaaagaaaaatgataagAAGGCTGTTGATGCACCTGAAAAGAACAAGGTAGCATCAGTTGATGAAAGCATGGACAGCAAATACAGTGCTTCATCGACTGACTTCAAAGGCGGTTTCAGCAAATCACAATGTTCGGTAACTTTCTCAGCCGAGAGCAATGCTAATATGACCTCCTCCTCACTTGTTGTCCTCTCCAGCCCTGTGGTCAATGGATTGAATTTTGAGGAGTTGCTCAAAGCTCCTGCTGAGATGCTTGGAAGAGGCAAGCATGGTAGCCTGTACAAGGTCATCATTGATTATGGGGCGACCCTTGTTGTCAAAAGGATTAAAGATTGGACGATTTCGACTAATGATTTCAAGCTGAGGATGCAGAGGTTAGACAAAGCCAAGCACCCTAATGTATTGTCTGCTCTTGCCTTCTACTCCTCCAGACAAGAAAAGCTTCTGGTCTATGAATATCAGTACAATGGAAGCCTTTTCAGGCTCATACACG GAAACCAAGGGGGCAAAGCCTTTGGCTGGACCAGCAGACTTTCTTGTGCAGCAACCATTGCCGACACATTAGCTTTTATGCATGAGGATCTTCAAAAAGATGGGATTGCTCATGGCAACTTAAAATCTTCAAACATTTTGTTGAACAATAACATGGAGCCTTGCATAAGCGAGTATGGTCTTATGAAGATCAACGATCATGATAATATATTGCCGGGGAAGGTGTCTGCTGCCAGTAGTGCTTCTACCACATTTAAAGCAGACATTTATGGGTTTGGTGTGATTCTTCTTGAGCTACTTACAGGCAAACTTGTGCAGCACAACGGAGTTGACTTGACATCTTGGGTTCACTCGGTGGTTCGAGAGGAATGGACTGCAGAAGTGTTTGACAAGTCCTTATATTCGGAAGGTGCAAGCGAGGAGAGGATGGTGAACTTGCTCCAAGTGGCTATAAAGTGTGTCAACCGTTCTCCAGAGGCAAGACCGAGCATGAAACAAGTTGCTACCATGATCAATACCATAAGAGAGGATGAAGACAAATCCACATTCTTTGATGTATGA
- the LOC133726526 gene encoding LOW QUALITY PROTEIN: RING-H2 finger protein ATL46-like (The sequence of the model RefSeq protein was modified relative to this genomic sequence to represent the inferred CDS: deleted 1 base in 1 codon): MSWVQQQIKVNDGYLSYPPPYAGPFYREANPSVVPSPPASSSGTKISPAVLFIIVILAVLFFISGLLHLLVRFLIKHPSSASSQTNNNRYPEISTADVLQRQLQQLFHLHDSGLDQAFIDALPVFQYREIVGLKEPFDCAVCLCEFTEKDKLRLLPMCSHAFHINCIDTWLLSNSTCPLCRGTLFTPDYAVENPMFDFDDYREEDGYPGHGESGFTSSQKTVDIEEVVVDNGVLPVRLGKFRKVDAEVGDTAGGETSSSTLDARRCYSMGSYQYVLDNSELRVALSKDQQGRNIKLTKEEHNGNPSIDSDVEAKKIGSVTKGESYSVSKIWLWSKKGKYSSSIDTQTGMPSSLNTDLPWMEEHKKRERYNSLLLPSVVELNRMIQGCSTLV, from the exons ATGTCTTGGGTTCAGCAACAAATCAAGGTTAATGATGGTTATTTGAGCTACCCACCTCCATATGCTGGTCCCTTTTATAGAGAAGCAAATCCCTCAGTAGTACCATCACCACCTGCATCATCATCTGGTACAAAGATCAGTCCTGCTGTGCTTTTCATCATTGTGATTCTGGCTGTACTGTTCTTCATCTCTGGTTTGCTTCACCTGCTTGTTAGATTTCTTATAAAGCACCCATCTTCAGCTTCTTCTCAGACTAATAATAATAGGTACCCAGAAATTTCTACTGCTGATGTTCTTCAGAGGCAGCTTCAGCAACTCTTCCACCTTCACGATTCGGGTCTGGATCAGGCTTTTATTGATGCTCTTCCTGTTTTCCAGTATAGGGAGATTGTGGGTTTGAAAGAGCCGTTTGATTGTGCTGTTTGTCTGTGTGAGTTTACTGAGAAGGACAAGCTCAGATTGCTTCCTATGTGTAGCCATGCTTTCCATATCAACTGTATAGATACTTGGCTACTGTCGAATTCGACATGTCCTCTTTGTAGGGGTACCCTCTTCACTCCCGATTATGCGGTTGAGAACCCAATGTTCGATTTTGATGACTACAGAGAAGAAGATGGGTATCCTGGTCATGGAGAAAGTGGGTTCACTTCTAGTCAAAAGACAGTGGACATTGAGGAAGTTGTTGTTGACAATGGGGTTTTGCCTGTGAGACTTGGCAAGTTTAGAAAGGTAGATGCTGAGGTAGGGGACACCGCAGGAGGAGAGACTAGTAGCAGTACATTGGATGCAAGAAGATGCTATTCAATGGGATCGTATCAGTATGTGCTTGATAATTCAGAACTCCGGGTTGCCTTATCGAAGGATCAACAGGGCCGCAATATAAAGCTAACAAAAGAGGAACACAATGGTAATCCTTCAATTGATAGTGATGTAGAGGCGAAGAAGATTGGTAGTGTGACTAAAGGTGAAAGCTACTCTGTTTCCAAGATCTGGCTCTGGTCTAAGAAGGGCAAGTATTCAAGCTCAATTGATACACAGACGGGTATGCCTTCATCTCTTAATACAGACTTGCCATGGATG GAAGAACACAAGAAGCGTGAGAGGTATAATTCCTTATTGTTACCGTCCGTGGTTGAATTAAATAGAATGATCCAAGGTTGTTCCACCCTAGTCTAG